The DNA region CAGGATTGGCGGCGATGCGATCGGCCAGACCTTCGGCCTGGGCGCGCAGCGAATCGGCATGTTCCTGCAGTTTGCGGCGTTCGAGTTCGAAGGCCTTCAGGTTGGCGTTGGTTGCGGGTTTGGCCAACCCCTGAGGGATCAGGTAGTTGCGACCATAACCGGCCTTGACAGTGACGATATCTCCGAGTCGACCCAGTGAGTCGACGTCAGCGCGTAATATAAGTTTCATCAGTCCTCCCTCCTACATGGAGCTCCGTTTCTTCACATCGGTGCTGTGAACGGTGGTGTAGAAAAGCAGGGCCATCTGACGAGCGCGCTTGATTTCGTTGGTCAGTCTGCGCTGATGCTTGGCACAGGTACCGGTGATGCGGCGGGCAATGATCTTGCCGCGCTCGGTCACGAAATCACGAAGGATATCGGGGCGCTTGTAATCCAGGGGCAGCTCTTTATCCGCGCAGAAGCGGCAGAACTTCTTCCTCGGGGTGAATTTCTTGCGAAAAGCCATGGTGAAACCTCCTAGGCAGCCAGTTTGACGGTCATGAATTTGAAGATGCCGTCGGTGATGCGGATGTTGCGTTCCAGCTCGGCGACCAGGGCACCGGGAGCTTCAAACACAAGGCGCACATAGTATCCACGGGTCTGCTTCTCGACCGGGTAGGCCAGTTGGCGCATGCCCCAGTCATCGGTCTCAACCATTTTGCCGCCGTCACGGTCCACGATGCCGGTGAGGGTGGTCAGGATTGCTTTCCTGTCATCCTCAGCCAACTCCGGGGAGAGAAGGACGAGCGTCTCGTAATTGTTTGCCATTTCTATAAACTCCTTTTGGTCATTGGCCCTCCTCCACCTGGAGGAGAGCAAGGCAAGAGGGGTTACATATTGGTAATTGATGCCTCTGTCAAGTCGAGCATCCCCCTCTCGGGCCATCTACTTGTTCTCATCATCTTTTTCGGGCGGCGTCCAGCCGCATTGTTCCTTGCCCGGGCCTCAACCGACGTTGAATTTGCCTCGGAGGAACCGGCCAACGACCAGGCCCAGGGCGATAAGGCCCAGCAGTTGCAACCACTCCGGCATGGGAACCTCCCTAGACCTTGAGGTCTTCGCCGGTTAAAAGCTTGTATGCTTCCAGATACTTGGCGCGAGTTGCATCGGCGATGTCCTTGGGCACGCTGGGTGCCGGAGGCTGCTTGTTGAAGCCGATTTCCAGCAGCCAATCCCGAAAGTATTGCTTGTCGAAGCTGGGCTGGGATTTTCCCGGAGCATAACCCTTCTCAGGCCAGAAACGGGATGAATCAGGGGTCAGGGCTTCGTCGATGAAGACCAGTTCACCGTCGATCAGGCCGAATTCGAATTTGGTATCCGCAATGAGGATGCCGCGCTTCTTGGCGTAGTCGCGAGCGCGGGTATAGATGGCCAGGGCCAGCTTCTCCACTTTGCGCATCATCTCTTCGCCCAGCAGTTCGGCGGCTTTTCCCAGGGAGATGTTCTCGTCGTGCGCTCCCAGGTCCGCCTTGGTGGACGGGGTGAACAGCGCGGTCTCGAGCATTTCGGATTCCTTGAGGTTCGCGGGAAGCTTGTGGCCGCAGACTTCACCTGTCTTGAGGTAGTCGGACCAGCCGGAGCCGGTGATGAAGCCGCGCACGATGCATTCGATGGGCAGGGGGTTGGCCTTCTTGGCCAATACGGAGCGGTCCTGAAGTTCTGCCTTGTACTTGTGCAGCGGTTCCGGGTAGTCGTCGACATTGGTGGAGATGATGTGGTTGGGCACCAGGTCTTTCATCATATCCATCCAGAACAGGGTGATCAGGTTGAGAACCTTGCCCTTGTCCTCGATGGGATCGGGCATGACCACGTCAAAGGCGGAGATGCGGTCGGTGGTCACCAGGAGCAGGGTGTTATCGTCTATCTCGTAAATGTCCCGGACTTTGCCCTTGGAGATGAGCGGATATTCGGTGATGTTGGTTTCAAGAACGGCAGCCATGATTCTTCCCTCTTATTAATGTAATATTAGTTCTTTCGGCATTCCACGCTACGGGCATGGGCTTCGAGTCCTTCCAGTCGCGCCAGGCGGGCTATCTTGTCGCCGTGTTTGGCTACATAGCTGGAACTGGTAGCGATCACACTGGATTTCTTGCAGAAATTCTGCACGGACAGGGCCGAGGAAAAGCGGACCGTCCGCAATGTGGGCAGCACATGGTTTGGACCGGCAAAGTAGTCGCCCACAGGTTCGGGTGAATTGTGGCCCATGAAGATGGCCCCTGCGTGGCGGATGGAACCGAGCATGGTCCATGGGTCGGCCAGCGCCAGTTCCAGGTGTTCGGCGGCCAACGAGTTGATCAATTCGGTTCCGGCCTCAAGGGTGGGAACGGTGATGATGGCTCCCCAGTCCTCAAGGGATTTGGCCGCTATTTCGCCTCGGGGCAGGGCCTTGCACTGTATGATCAATTCTTCCCTGACCCGGGCGGCCAATGTTGTTTCCGGGGTGACCAGGATGGAAGCGGCCAAGGGGTCGTGTTCTGCCTGGGAAAGCATGTCCGCAGCCAGCCAGGCCGGGTTGGCCGAGTCGTCGGCAAGGATGGCGATTTCGGAGGGGCCGGCCACCATGTCGATGCCCACATGCCCGATGAGCTGGGATTTGGCCGTGGCTACGAAAATGTTGCCGGGACCGGCCAGGACATCGCACGGAGCGATGGTTTCTGTGCCGTAAGCCAGGGCACCGATGGCCCAGGCCGAACCGGCCAGGTATATTTCGTCCAGGCCGAGCAGGGCAGCGGTGGCCAAAATGTACGGGTTGAGCGTCCCGTCCTTGCGGGGCGGCGACGTCACCGCCAAGGATTCCACACCCGCCACCAGTGCCGGGATTGCATTCATGATCAGGCTGGAGATGAGCGGGGTTTCTCCGCCCTGCCCGCCGGGTACGTACAGCCCTACGCGGTCCACCGGCCTGACCATCTGGCCGAGCACGGTGCCGTCATCGCTGGTGGTCCACCAGGATTTTTCCTTCTGGTTGAGGTGGAAGGTGCGCACGCGGTCGATGGCTTCTTCGAGGATGGCGGCATCGGTGTCGGGTATTTCGTCGAGCGCTGCACGGATGACGGAAGCCGGAACACGCAGCCGGGATGGTTCGAAGGATGCACAGTCAAATTTGCGGGTGTACTCGGCAAGAGCCTCGTCGCCGCGTTCCCTGACGTCACTCAGGATGTCGCGCACCAGGGCATCCACCTTGGTGTCCGGGTCTTTGCGTTGATCAAGCCAGGTCCGAATCTCTGCCCAGTCCGCCGGGCCGGAATATGTCAGTTGTCTGCAAGGCATGGGGTCCTCGTTGTGTAGCGTTGTTCATTGTTCCTGCAAGGGGAAAATATATAGCCGAGCGGCTTTCAAAAGTCGAGGGCAGGGAAACAAAGAAAGAGGGCCGGGGTTTGCACTCCCCGGCCCTCTGGCGTTACTTGGCTATAAGCTTAATCAGCTTAGGTGTTCCAAGAGGTCTTAGAACTTGTAGACCACACCAGTGGCGACCTTCCAAGCGTCGTCTTCAACGTCGGTGCCCCAGTTGTCGTCGTAGTCGGAGTTGATGTAACCCAACTGTGCGTACAGGGTCAGTTCGTCGTAGATGGCGTAAGCGGTGTTGAAGTCAACTTCCCACAGGGAGTCGTCTTCGGTCAGGAAGCCGGGCATGGTGCCGACAGCAGGTGCTGCAGCCAGGGAGTCGTCGTTGGTACCCTTGACGTACAGGACGTGCACGTCGTGGGTCAGGCCCTGAGCAAAGGACTGGATGTCGGTGAGGGACAGGCCGAGAACCCAGAAACCGAGGCGGTTGCCGTCTTCAGCGTCCAGATCGTCACCGGTGACGGAACCGCCACCGAAGTAGAAGGAACCGACAGCCCAGTCACCTTGGATGATCGGCATGGATTCAATGCCGTCAGTGGTGTCGTCGTCGCTACCAGAGGTGTAGACGAAGTAGGTGGACACGGTCATGAAGTCGAAACCGGTGTAGTCCAGACCCAGGGTACCCATCCAACCGGAAGCGTCATTGGTGTCGGTGTCGGCATCAAGCTTACCGTAAGCCAGGTCAGCTTTGATGATGAAGGGATCCAGGATGGACAGGGTGAAATCGGTGCCCATCCAGTAGGCGGAGACGTCTTCGCCGGAAGCGAGGTAGTTGTCACCGGCAGCGCCGTACAGGAAGTACGGAGTAGCGGACACGCCTTCGAAGGTCAGGGGCAGAGCCAGCAGGTAACCGTCGAGGTAGCTGTCGTTGAGGGCAGCAGTGGTGCTGGAGTCGGAATCAAACATACGGGTGTAACCAGCCAGGACGCCGACATTGTCGGTGACCGGGGTGGAGACCATGACAGCGCCAGCACGTTCGGCGATGATCATGGAAGCGCCGCCGACTGCCTGGGGCAGGCCAACGGTGTACAGACCGGCTTTGACGTTGACGTCGGTGCCGGGCCAGTTGAAGTCGATGTAAGCATCACGGATGTTCAGGTTTGCAGTAGTTGAACTGGCACCAGCAACGTTGCCGGGCTGCCAGGTCTGGCCCCATTCACCGCGCTGCGAACGCAGACCAAGAACACCTTTCAGGTTCTCGTTGGCGGTGACGGTGAAGTACAGGTCAGCACGTTCCATGATGTTCATGTTTTTCTGGCCCTGGGACTTGGAGAAGTTCCAGTTGTTTTTCCAGACAGCGTTGACCAGCAGGTTACCGGAAATGGATACTTCCGGAGCTGCGGATGCGGAAACAGCCATGCCCAGTACCATGACCAGGGCGGCTGCAAGCAGAGTAAAACGTTTCATTGTAAATCTTCCTTTTTTTGCAGTTTAAAACCAAGTGAACGCCTGAACTAGAAAGTCATTTACCCCAGGCAGCCGGGTATTGCAAGAGGATTTGGGGGAAAAAATGAAAAAAGTAAAAATTTTTTTACCGACAAAAAAATTGTACTTCCGAAACTGACATATTGTAAGTTGTATCTATAATATTAGATAGTTATAGTTTCAAACAGGGGAGGTGATTTGTGGCGAAAAGTTCGGTATAGGTATTTTTCGTGGAATTGATGTTGAATAAAAACCACAGAGCCATGGACAAAGAGTACAAATTTTTTGCCGACCAGTTTCCGGATACGCCCGGGGTCTATCTTATGAAGAATGGACGGGGGCGGATCATTTATGTGGGCAAGGCCAAGAAGCTGCGCAAGAGGCTGGCTTCCTATTTCAGGAAAGGGGCCAGGCATACGCCCAAGACCGCAGCCCTGGTCAGTCATGTCCGGCAGGTGGATATATTGCTTACGACCACGGAAAAGGAGGCCCTGCTCCTCGAATCCGGGCTGATCAAGAAACACCGTCCCCGGTACAACATCGTGCTCAAGGACGACAAGCAGTATGTGCTCTTCCGGTTGGACAGGCAGTCGGAGTTCCCGCGGCTGTCCATGACCCGCAAGACTGTGCGGGACGGTTCTGTCTATTTCGGGCCGTTCACCTCGGCTGCTGCGGCCCGGACCGTATGGAAGCTGCTGGGCAAGGTCTTTCCCCTGCGCAAATGCAAGGACACCGCCTTCCGCAACAGGATGCGACCCTGTTTGTATCATGACATTCACCAATGCTGGGCGCCGTGCGTCAAGGAGGTGGATCGGGCAGGGTATGCCGAGATGGTGCACCGGGTGGAGATGCTTCTTTCCGGCAGGAGCCTGGAGCTGGTGGATGCGCTGACCCGGCAGATGAAGGCGGCGTCCAGGGATATGGATTATGAACAGGCCGCAGCCTATCGTGACCAGATTCGGGCGGTGAAGAAGACCGTGGAGGGACAGGCGGCGGTCATTCATGACAATCGCGACCGGGACGTGCTCGGCCTGGCCGAGGGCGGTCAGGGGCTTGGGCTCGGATTGCTGTTCGTCCGGCAGGGGCGGCTGCTCGACCAGAAGCAATTCTTCTGGCCCGGCCTGACCCTGGATGAAGGCCCGGAAGTGGTGGAGAGTTTTATCGGTCAGTTCTACGGCCCGGGCCGTTTCATTCCTCCGTTGATCGTGGTCCCCATGGATCTGGAGGATTCGCCGCTGCCAGAGGTGCTTGCCGAGCGTGGCGGCATCGCCGTCCGCATCATTGCACCGCAGACCACTCAGGAAAAACAATTGGTGGGCATTGCCAGGAACGTGGCCGTGCAGGCCCGGGAGCAGCGGGATACCATTACGGTCCGTTTGCAAAAGGTGCTGAAGCTGGACGGGGAGCCCGTGCGTATAGAGTGCGTGGACGCCTCGCATCTCTCGGGCAGCAATATGCGGGTTGGACAGGTGGTTTTTGAAGAGGGGCGGCGCATCCCGGAGGCATCCCGGCTCTATGCCTTTCCGGAATTGGAAGGGGCGGCGGACGATTATGCGGCCCTGGCCGGTTGGGCAAGACGGCGTATGGAATCCGGGCCGCCGTGGCCTGATCTCGTGCTCCTTGACGGAGGTCGGGGCCAGCTTTCTGCTGTGGAAAAAGCATTGGCCGAATGCGTCGAGGACTGCGGCTGGGAGTTGGCAGCCATTGCCAAGGGGGAGTCTCGGCGTGCGGGCGAACTGGGTGATCAGATATTCCGTCCCGGCCGGAAGAATTCCCTGCCGCTCAGGCCGGGAAGCGCCGAGTTGCTGTTTCTGCAGAAAATCAGGGATACGGCTCACAGGTTTGTGTTGGGCAAGCAACGGAGCGCGCGCAAGAAGTCTGTGTTGAACAGCGAATTGACCTCTCTGCCGGGCATCGGCCCGAAAACGGCCCGTATTCTTTGGGATAGTTTTCCTTCGCTGGAGGCCATGCTGGAGGCCGCCCGTTCGGACATCAGTTCCCTGCCGGGTATAGGCGTCAAGCGGGCGGAAATGATTTATCTGGCGTTGCAGGGACTCAAGGCTTCGCGGAAGAGCTAGAGTCTGACGGGTTTGCCGATCTCCATCTCCACCAATTCGGTATCAGGCGCTACCAGGGCGAGCTGTTCGGCCATGGCCTTGGTGTTCTGGTCCAGAATACCCCAGGTTCCCCAGTGTTGTGGAATGAGCTTCTTGCATCCGAGCAGCTTGCAGGCATAGGCAGCCTGCTTGGCGTCCATGGTGAACCGGCCGCCGATGGGCAGCATGGCGATGTCTATGTCGTGGAATTCCCCGAACAGTTCCATGTCGCCGAACAGGCCGGTGTCCCCGGAGTTGTATAGGCACAGGCCGTTGGGGTCGGTGATGATGAACCCCGTTGCAGAGCCGGTGATGGAAGAATGCATGGCCTGAACCATCTTGATGTCCAGCCCCTGGCGTCTGACCGTGCCGCCGATGTTCATGCCCACACCCAGATGCTCGGGCAGGCCCAGGGCGATGAGCGACTGGATGACGTCGAAGATGGCCACCACCTCTGCATCGTGCTTGATGGCCAGTTCCAGGGTCTGGCCGATATGGTCGGTGTGGTCGTGGGTGACCAGAATGAGATTGCATTCCTTGACATCCGTGTACGCGGCGGTTGCGCTGGGGTTGCCCACGAAAAACGGATCAATGAACAGGGTTGCGTCTGCGGCCTTGATCCTGAAATTTGAATGGCCGAACCATGTGATTTCCATGCCGTTCCTCCTACTCCCCCCATCTTTTGAACAGGGTGTGGGGGATATCCAGTTGATCGAGGATCTTTCCGGCCAGTTGATCGGCCAGGTCCTCGATGGTTACCGGGCGGTGATAGAAGCCCGGACTTGCCGGTAAAACGATAGCCCCGGCTTGGTCGGCCGTGAGCATGTTTTGCAGATGAATGGCGGAGAGCGGTGTTTCCCGCGGGACCAGAATGAGCTTTTTGCGCTCTTTGAGGGTCACGTCGGCTGCCCGGTGGATGAGGGTGTGGCCAAAACCGGTGGCAACGGCGGACAGGGTGGCCATGGAACAGGGGCAGATGATCATGCCGTCATGCAGCCATGATCCGCTGGCGGGCGGTGCAGAAATGTCATCCGGTGCATGAATGGCCGTCGCTCCTCTGGTGAGGGCATCGGGTGGAAGGTCCGTTTCCAGGGCCATGACTTTGCGGGCGGCGTCGGAGATGATGACGTGCAAGTCCACGTCGTCACGGCCTCCGAGTTCCCTGACCAGAGCGGTAGCGTACACGGTGCCGCTGGCTCCGCTCACTGCCAGGATGATGCGTTTTGTCTTCATGGAAGCTCCTGCCCGAAAGTATTAAGGGATATATAGACTTTTTTTAGACTTTTTTGCAAGGGAAAACAGAGCTGTCCGTTCTGCCGTTCATCCGTGGTTCAATTCCCGGAGATTTTAGTATAGTCTTGACAAAGAAGTGGCTGAAGGATAGCTACGTCCTTCCCGTGGGCTATTAGCTCAGTTGGATAGAGTGCTTGCCTCCGGAGCAAGAGGTCGCAAGTTCGAATCTTGCATAGCCCACCATAGAAATCAAGGACTTACCCATGGAACATGCGTGAGTCCTTTTTCTTTTCCGGCCCATGTCTCAAGGGCTGCCGTTTTTTCGATACTCTTTGATGCCTGTTTCATTTTCTGCAATTCCAGCCGTACGTATTCGCTTGTTCATCACAATCGTGGTTATGTGTTCCTGTCGGTTGCAGACGGCATCTGCCAGAGGCCGTTCACTGTCGGCAGAAAAAATTATAATACCAACCGAACGGTCGGTGTGCTTCCATCGGATACTGAGATTGTATCCGATTCGGAGGTTTGAAATGCGTAAAGTGTCAATGATGTCAAATGATTGTGTTGAGTGTGTGTTTCATCAAAAGAAATGCATGCTCGGACACCAACGTCCTTGGAATTCTTTGAGTTGCGATGATTACCGGCCCTATTGTCTGGTCTGCAGCTATCCGGAGGAGTTCTGCAATACGTGCAGCAATCTTGCATGGCGCAGGATGAAACCATTGGATATCGAGTTGAACTCGGCTTACAGGCGTTTGTCTCCGGTTCATTTTGAGTGCGTCTGGCAACCGGCAACGGTGCAGCAGTAACGATCACATCAAGCCTGGGCCGCTGGTTCCCGAACAGCTCTCATTCTCTGCTTAACTTTTTCGCATTTTCCATCTAGATTATCACGCCTGAAGCACTTCAACGGGAACCGCAATGGGATATAAGAGTACACGGGAATGCCTCGAAGCACTCGAGGCCAGGGGAGATCTCGTTCGTATCGACAAGAGCGTTGATGCGAATGTCGAGATCGGCGCCATTCAACGCAGGGTCTTTCAGGCCAAGGGACCGGCATTGCTCTTCAATAATGTAAGAGGATGCCGTTTCCCCATGGCCGCCAACATCTATGGAACCAGGGATCGGATGCAGTTCATATTCCGCGACACCATCGAGACGGTGGAGCGGTTGATGAAACTCAAACTCAATCCCATGGACTTGTTCAAGCATCCCTGGAAGTATCTTGGTGCGCCCGGAACCGCCTATCACACCATGCCGCGAAGGGTGTCCACCGGGCCGATCATGCAGAACGAGACCACCATTTCCCGTTTGCCCCAGCTTGTCTCCTGGCCCATGGACGGCGGCGGGTATGTGACCCTGCCACAGGTCTATTCTGAATCCCCCGACGCTCCGGGGTTTGCCGGGTCCAACATCGGCATGTACCGCGTGCAGTTGACGGGCAACCAATATGTTTCTGACGAGGAAGTGGGGCTGCATTACCAGATTCATCGTGGCATCGGGCACCACCATGCCTGCGCCATTCGCAGGGGTGAGTCTCTCAAGGTCAATGTCGTGGTGGGCGGTGCGCCGTCCATGACCCTGGCGGCCATGATGCCGCTTCCCGAGGGATTGGCCGAGATTTTCTTTGCCGGAGCCTTGGGAGGACACCGTATCCCCATGGTCAGGCGGGAGGGGGGCTTGCCCATTCCGGCCCAGGCTGATTTTTGCATCTGCGGCTCCATTGTTCAGGGCGAGGAAAAGCCCGAGGGGCCCTTCGGCGATCATCTCGGCTACTACAGTCTGGCCCATGATTTTCCCGTCCTCAAGGTGGAAAAGGTGTTTCACCGGGACGACGCCATCTGGCCGTTCACCACGGTGGGCCGCCCGCCGCAGGAGGACACCATGTTCGGCCAGTTTGTCCACGAACTGACCGCTGATCTGGTGCCGTCGGTCTTTTCCGGGGTGCATGAGGTCCATGCAGTGGACGCAGCCGGGGTACATCCCCTGCTGCTGGCGGTGGGCAGTGAGCGGTATGTGCCCTATGCCGAAGAGCGCCAGCCCCAGGAGTTGTTGACCAATGCCATGGCCTTGCTCGGCAACACGCAGACATCGTTGTCAAAGTATGTCCTCATAGCGGCACGGGAAGATATGTCGAGCGGTGCATCCTGTCATGACATTCCCGGTTTTTTCCGACATATGCTTGAACGGACGGACCTGACGCGCGACCTGCATTTCATCACCAGGACCACCATCGACACCCTGGATTATTCCGGCATCAGTCTCAACCAGGGGTCCAAGCTGGTTTTTGCCGCAGCCGGGGGAGTAAAGCGTGAACTCGGTTCGGAAGTTCCGGGCGGCTTGGTTTTGCCGCGGGGTTTCCGCGACCCGAAAGTGTTTGCGCCGGGTGTTCTTGTCATCAAGGGGCCAAAGCATCAGAAAAAGCGAGATCAGCAGGATGCGGCAGTGGAACGGTTGGGCGAAATGCTGGTGACGGTGCGGGACATCGAGAAGTTCCCCATGATCGTGCTGGCGGACGACGCCGGGTTCACGGTTCGGGGTTGGGACAATTTCCTGTGGGTGACTTTCACCCGGTCTGATCCGGCCACGGATATCTATGGCGTGGGCGGTTTCACCCATGCCAAGCACTGGGGTGCGACAAAGAGTGTGATCATAGATGCCAGGCTCAAGACATATCATGCCCCGCCACTCGAACCTGACCCCGAAGTGGAAAGGCGGGTGGACGAACTCGGTGCCAAGGGCGGTCCCCTGCACGGAATAATTTAACGGAGAACGCAATGGATGAAAAAGTTTTACAGGAATTGAAGCTCGCCTTTGCCTGCGACGTTTTTGAGACGGTCAAGGCGGCCCGGAAGAATCGTGGCGAGCATGTTTTCAGACACACCATGGCTGAAGAGAATGGCCAGATGGTTTTCGTGGGCATGTTTCCGAAGAAAGATCTTCTGGAATTCCCGGATCTGACCGAAGAATTCATTGCCAAACTGCAGACGTTCAACCTGCTCGGTGTGGTCACGGACGGAGAATCCGGGCTGGATATGTTTCATCTTGGCGGCATGAACAAGCCGTTCACT from Pseudodesulfovibrio sp. S3 includes:
- the rpsR gene encoding 30S ribosomal protein S18 — translated: MAFRKKFTPRKKFCRFCADKELPLDYKRPDILRDFVTERGKIIARRITGTCAKHQRRLTNEIKRARQMALLFYTTVHSTDVKKRSSM
- the rpsF gene encoding 30S ribosomal protein S6 produces the protein MANNYETLVLLSPELAEDDRKAILTTLTGIVDRDGGKMVETDDWGMRQLAYPVEKQTRGYYVRLVFEAPGALVAELERNIRITDGIFKFMTVKLAA
- a CDS encoding phosphoribosylaminoimidazolesuccinocarboxamide synthase, whose protein sequence is MAAVLETNITEYPLISKGKVRDIYEIDDNTLLLVTTDRISAFDVVMPDPIEDKGKVLNLITLFWMDMMKDLVPNHIISTNVDDYPEPLHKYKAELQDRSVLAKKANPLPIECIVRGFITGSGWSDYLKTGEVCGHKLPANLKESEMLETALFTPSTKADLGAHDENISLGKAAELLGEEMMRKVEKLALAIYTRARDYAKKRGILIADTKFEFGLIDGELVFIDEALTPDSSRFWPEKGYAPGKSQPSFDKQYFRDWLLEIGFNKQPPAPSVPKDIADATRAKYLEAYKLLTGEDLKV
- the hisD gene encoding histidinol dehydrogenase encodes the protein MPCRQLTYSGPADWAEIRTWLDQRKDPDTKVDALVRDILSDVRERGDEALAEYTRKFDCASFEPSRLRVPASVIRAALDEIPDTDAAILEEAIDRVRTFHLNQKEKSWWTTSDDGTVLGQMVRPVDRVGLYVPGGQGGETPLISSLIMNAIPALVAGVESLAVTSPPRKDGTLNPYILATAALLGLDEIYLAGSAWAIGALAYGTETIAPCDVLAGPGNIFVATAKSQLIGHVGIDMVAGPSEIAILADDSANPAWLAADMLSQAEHDPLAASILVTPETTLAARVREELIIQCKALPRGEIAAKSLEDWGAIITVPTLEAGTELINSLAAEHLELALADPWTMLGSIRHAGAIFMGHNSPEPVGDYFAGPNHVLPTLRTVRFSSALSVQNFCKKSSVIATSSSYVAKHGDKIARLARLEGLEAHARSVECRKN
- a CDS encoding outer membrane homotrimeric porin, with the protein product MKRFTLLAAALVMVLGMAVSASAAPEVSISGNLLVNAVWKNNWNFSKSQGQKNMNIMERADLYFTVTANENLKGVLGLRSQRGEWGQTWQPGNVAGASSTTANLNIRDAYIDFNWPGTDVNVKAGLYTVGLPQAVGGASMIIAERAGAVMVSTPVTDNVGVLAGYTRMFDSDSSTTAALNDSYLDGYLLALPLTFEGVSATPYFLYGAAGDNYLASGEDVSAYWMGTDFTLSILDPFIIKADLAYGKLDADTDTNDASGWMGTLGLDYTGFDFMTVSTYFVYTSGSDDDTTDGIESMPIIQGDWAVGSFYFGGGSVTGDDLDAEDGNRLGFWVLGLSLTDIQSFAQGLTHDVHVLYVKGTNDDSLAAAPAVGTMPGFLTEDDSLWEVDFNTAYAIYDELTLYAQLGYINSDYDDNWGTDVEDDAWKVATGVVYKF
- the uvrC gene encoding excinuclease ABC subunit UvrC, producing MDKEYKFFADQFPDTPGVYLMKNGRGRIIYVGKAKKLRKRLASYFRKGARHTPKTAALVSHVRQVDILLTTTEKEALLLESGLIKKHRPRYNIVLKDDKQYVLFRLDRQSEFPRLSMTRKTVRDGSVYFGPFTSAAAARTVWKLLGKVFPLRKCKDTAFRNRMRPCLYHDIHQCWAPCVKEVDRAGYAEMVHRVEMLLSGRSLELVDALTRQMKAASRDMDYEQAAAYRDQIRAVKKTVEGQAAVIHDNRDRDVLGLAEGGQGLGLGLLFVRQGRLLDQKQFFWPGLTLDEGPEVVESFIGQFYGPGRFIPPLIVVPMDLEDSPLPEVLAERGGIAVRIIAPQTTQEKQLVGIARNVAVQAREQRDTITVRLQKVLKLDGEPVRIECVDASHLSGSNMRVGQVVFEEGRRIPEASRLYAFPELEGAADDYAALAGWARRRMESGPPWPDLVLLDGGRGQLSAVEKALAECVEDCGWELAAIAKGESRRAGELGDQIFRPGRKNSLPLRPGSAELLFLQKIRDTAHRFVLGKQRSARKKSVLNSELTSLPGIGPKTARILWDSFPSLEAMLEAARSDISSLPGIGVKRAEMIYLALQGLKASRKS
- a CDS encoding metal-dependent hydrolase, which codes for MEITWFGHSNFRIKAADATLFIDPFFVGNPSATAAYTDVKECNLILVTHDHTDHIGQTLELAIKHDAEVVAIFDVIQSLIALGLPEHLGVGMNIGGTVRRQGLDIKMVQAMHSSITGSATGFIITDPNGLCLYNSGDTGLFGDMELFGEFHDIDIAMLPIGGRFTMDAKQAAYACKLLGCKKLIPQHWGTWGILDQNTKAMAEQLALVAPDTELVEMEIGKPVRL
- a CDS encoding UbiX family flavin prenyltransferase; amino-acid sequence: MKTKRIILAVSGASGTVYATALVRELGGRDDVDLHVIISDAARKVMALETDLPPDALTRGATAIHAPDDISAPPASGSWLHDGMIICPCSMATLSAVATGFGHTLIHRAADVTLKERKKLILVPRETPLSAIHLQNMLTADQAGAIVLPASPGFYHRPVTIEDLADQLAGKILDQLDIPHTLFKRWGE
- a CDS encoding UbiD family decarboxylase — protein: MGYKSTRECLEALEARGDLVRIDKSVDANVEIGAIQRRVFQAKGPALLFNNVRGCRFPMAANIYGTRDRMQFIFRDTIETVERLMKLKLNPMDLFKHPWKYLGAPGTAYHTMPRRVSTGPIMQNETTISRLPQLVSWPMDGGGYVTLPQVYSESPDAPGFAGSNIGMYRVQLTGNQYVSDEEVGLHYQIHRGIGHHHACAIRRGESLKVNVVVGGAPSMTLAAMMPLPEGLAEIFFAGALGGHRIPMVRREGGLPIPAQADFCICGSIVQGEEKPEGPFGDHLGYYSLAHDFPVLKVEKVFHRDDAIWPFTTVGRPPQEDTMFGQFVHELTADLVPSVFSGVHEVHAVDAAGVHPLLLAVGSERYVPYAEERQPQELLTNAMALLGNTQTSLSKYVLIAAREDMSSGASCHDIPGFFRHMLERTDLTRDLHFITRTTIDTLDYSGISLNQGSKLVFAAAGGVKRELGSEVPGGLVLPRGFRDPKVFAPGVLVIKGPKHQKKRDQQDAAVERLGEMLVTVRDIEKFPMIVLADDAGFTVRGWDNFLWVTFTRSDPATDIYGVGGFTHAKHWGATKSVIIDARLKTYHAPPLEPDPEVERRVDELGAKGGPLHGII